In the Phaeobacter piscinae genome, TCAGTGCCACGCCGGAGTTGCCATCCACGGTCTGGATGGCGCTGCCTGCTTCGTTCAGCACATAGAGACCGGTTTCAGGATCGCTGACCAGCTGACCGGTGATGATGATCACCAGTGCTGTCATCGTGCAGATGACCACAGTGTCGATGAAAGGTTCCAGAAGCGATACGAAACCTTCGGTGATCGGCTCTTTGGTCCGCACCGCGGAGTGGGCAATCGCTGCCGAGCCAACACCGGCTTCGTTGGAGAAGGCCGCGCGTTTGAAGCCCTGAATCAGCGCCCCGACCATACCGCCTGCAACGCCGAGACCGGTAAAGGCACCGTCGAAGATCTGGCCAAAGGCCCAGCCGATTTTGTCGAAGTTCAGCAAGATGATCACAAGTGCGGTCAGCACATAAAGGACACCCATGAACGGCACCACCTTCTCGGTGACACTGGCGATGGATTTCAGGCCGCCGATGATCACGGCGAAGACCACACCGGCAAAGATGACGCCGGTGATCCAACCGGGATAGTCGCCAAGCACATTGGTCAGCTGCGCATGTGCCTGATTGGCCTGGAACATGTTGCCGCCGCCAAAGGCGCCGAGGATACAGAAGATCGAGAAAAGAACCGCCATGAACTTACCACCGGGCAGGCCCCGTGCGGCAAAACCTTTGGTCATATAGTACATCGGACCACCGGAGACGGTGCCATCGGGGTATTCATTTCGGTACTTCACACCCAGCGTACATTCGGTGAATTTCGACGCCATGCCCATCAGGCCTGCGAGGATCATCCAGAATGTCGCACCGGGACCACCGATGCCAACGGCAACCGCAACACCGGCGATATTGCCAAGGCCGACAGTGCCAGAAAGAGCCGTGGCCAGCGCTTGGAAATGGCTCACCTCGCCAGCGTCATTCGGATCCGAATAGTCGCCTTTGACCAAGGAAATCGAATGTGGGAAGGCGCGGAACTGGATCAGTCCGAAGTAGATGGTGAAAATGGTTGCCGCGATCACCAGCCACGCAACGATCCAGGGAAAGCTGGTGCCGGGGAACGGGCTGAAGATGAAATTGACAAACCATCCGGTGGAGCTGGCAAACAGCTCATTCACCGTTTCGTCGATGGTCTGTGCCATCAGCGGGCCCGACAGCCCGAGGGCGCCGGGGACGGCCAGAGCAGCCGCTTTTGAGAGAGTGTTCATGATGACCCCTGTCGATCAGTTATGGGACAATGGTGATCGGAACCGGCGCAGCCTGCGCCAGGCTGCCTGCAACCGAACCAAACAGCCGCGACGAGAGCGCGGAGTGGCCGGTGCGTCCGATAACGATGTGATTGGCGCCTTCGGATTTGGCGATGGACACCAGCACTTCGGCGATATTGCCGTATTTCACCGTGGCAGTGACATCCACGCCGCTGGTTTCCAGGTCCTTGAGAAGCGGCTGAATCAATGCGGTTTCGGCGCGCTCCAGCTCTTCGGTGCGGCGTTTGTGGCGCTCTGCCAGCTCGGAGGCGGACAGAAACGAATACGGTGACCATTCCAGGACATGCGCGACAACAATGCTGCCGCCCTGTGC is a window encoding:
- a CDS encoding alanine/glycine:cation symporter family protein, with the translated sequence MNTLSKAAALAVPGALGLSGPLMAQTIDETVNELFASSTGWFVNFIFSPFPGTSFPWIVAWLVIAATIFTIYFGLIQFRAFPHSISLVKGDYSDPNDAGEVSHFQALATALSGTVGLGNIAGVAVAVGIGGPGATFWMILAGLMGMASKFTECTLGVKYRNEYPDGTVSGGPMYYMTKGFAARGLPGGKFMAVLFSIFCILGAFGGGNMFQANQAHAQLTNVLGDYPGWITGVIFAGVVFAVIIGGLKSIASVTEKVVPFMGVLYVLTALVIILLNFDKIGWAFGQIFDGAFTGLGVAGGMVGALIQGFKRAAFSNEAGVGSAAIAHSAVRTKEPITEGFVSLLEPFIDTVVICTMTALVIIITGQLVSDPETGLYVLNEAGSAIQTVDGNSGVALTSAAFSSAFGWFKYILAIAVILFAFSTMISWSYYGLKAWTFLFGEGKTTELVFKLIFCAFVVIGAAASLGPVIDFSDAAIFAMAVVNIVALYFLMPIVKGELNSYLARLKTGEIKKYQ
- a CDS encoding universal stress protein — protein: MASKIVVGYDGSTSARTALNFALDVAKAQGGSIVVAHVLEWSPYSFLSASELAERHKRRTEELERAETALIQPLLKDLETSGVDVTATVKYGNIAEVLVSIAKSEGANHIVIGRTGHSALSSRLFGSVAGSLAQAAPVPITIVP